The Amblyomma americanum isolate KBUSLIRL-KWMA chromosome 5, ASM5285725v1, whole genome shotgun sequence genome window below encodes:
- the LOC144134661 gene encoding uncharacterized protein LOC144134661, with product MSKDDDVMDISDVDGDDTNGDKRRPSYPSQHHERIPQSTRAPPIPPKSPSPQPSVPMSTTATIRDTTCTTTPTTIRTATPKSTRTTIPTTPTNTRKTHRSTTSMTTRTTTGASTRPITPTTTTCTTVLTAPITTRTTGRATTSTTTRTFTGTSSRTTVPRLTTLMTIPTTHTITTFTNRTTTSTITRPSTKTSTKPPEPGTTARLTQTTPGQETTTPRPGGDVPRRLWRHTSFLHRHSPFGLQISAHHSSRPKGVACARRQSGCPRQQKHP from the exons AGGCCAAGTTATCCCTCGCAGCACCATGAGAGGATTCCACAGAGCACTCGAGCACCACCAATTCCGCCAAAGTCCCCTTCTCCTCAGCCGTCCG TGCCCATGTCGACGACTGCGACTATACGCGACACTACCTGCACGACAACGCCGACGACCATTCGCACGGCTACCCCGAAGAGTACCCGCACGACAATACCGACGACGCCTACAAATACCCGAAAGACACACCGATCCACGACATCAATGACTACCCGGACTACTACAGGCGCAAGCACCAGACCGATTACGCCAACGACGACCACCTGCACGACAGTACTGACAGCACCTATCACTACCCGAACAACCGGGCGAGCCACTACCTCAACGACCACTCGGACTTTTACAGGCACGAGCTCCAGAACGACTGTGCCAAGGCTGACCACCCTGATGACAATACCGACGACGCACACAATTACGACATTCACCAACCGAACTACTACCTCAACAATCACCCGGCCTTctacaaagacgagcacaaaaccgCCTGAGCCAGGGACCACCGCCCGACTGACGCAGACTACGCCGGGACAA GAAACTACCACTCCACGCCCAGGGGGAGACGTTCCgcgccgcctgtggcgccacacCTCTTTCCTACACAGACATTCG CCCTTTGGACTGCAGATCTCCGCACATCACAGTTCGCGGCCGAAGGGCGTGGCCTGTGCTCGACGTCAATCTGGCTGCCCACGTCAGCAAAAACATCCCTGA